A window of the Dictyostelium discoideum AX4 chromosome 4 chromosome, whole genome shotgun sequence genome harbors these coding sequences:
- the rfc4 gene encoding replication factor C subunit, with translation MSKIQKKDTEPWVAKYRPKTVDDVSYQEDVISALKKSLNTGNLPHLLFYGPPGTGKTSTILAIAMDIYGPELMKQRVLELNASDERGIEVVRTKIKNFAGYAVNKTTTGTSNPGATFKLIILDEADSMTTDAQAALRRTIETTSKTTRFCLLCNYISRIIDPLASRCAKFRFKPLDTVATIERLKFISQQEGIKCEESVYQAIQVVSNGDMRKAITYLQSAFRFFANKISEDVIYNIAGSLPPQLIKQLVDCCKKNSFDRLQSMVQSIIAQGYPVSQVISQLFDYVLTTKDLNQSQKSHITMKIGNVDRNLIDGSEEFLQLFDLSSYIMKQLNNNSTSTNGDDMLIG, from the exons atgtctaaaatacaaaaaaaagatacaGAACCATGGGTAGCAAAATATAGACCAAAAACAGTTGATGATGTTTCATATCAAGAAGATGTTATTTCAGcattaaagaaatcattaaatacaggaaat ttaccacatttattattttatggACCACCAGGTACAGGTAAAACATCAACAATTTTAGCTATTGCAATGGATATATATGGACCAGAATTAATGAAACAAAGAGTATTAGAATTGAATGCATCAGATGAAAGAGGTATAGAAGTTGTACGTAcaaagattaaaaattttgcAGGATATGCAGTGAATAAAACTACAACGGGTACAAGTAACCCAGGTGCaacttttaaattgattatatTGGATGAGGCAGATAGTATGACAACGGACGCTCAAGCAGCATTACGTAGAACCATTGAAACCACATCTAAAACCACACGTTTTTGTTTACTTTGTAATTATATTTCACGTATTATCGATCCATTAGCATCGAGATGCGCTAAATTTCGTTTCAAACCATTGGACACAGTGGCAACCATTGAGCGTTTAAAATTCATTAGTCAACAAGAGGGTATAAAATGTGAAGAATCAGTCTACCAAGCAATTCAAGTGGTTTCCAATGGTGATATGCGTAAAGCTATCACCTATCTTCAATCAGCTTTTCGTTTCTTTGCTAATAAAATCTCTGAAGATGTCATCTATAATATAGCTGGTTCTCTACCACCACAACTTATCAAACAGTTGGTAGATTGTTGTAAAAAGAATTCTTTCGATAGATTACAATCAATGGTACAATCTATCATTGCTCAAGGTTATCCAGTATCTCAAGTTATCTCTCAACTCTTTGATTACGTTTTAACAActaaagatttaaatcaatcTCAAAAATCTCATATCACCATGAAAATTGGTAATGTTGATAGAAATCTAATTGATGGTTCTGAAGAATTTCTTCAATTATTCGATTTATCTTCTTATATaatgaaacaattaaataataatagtacttCAACAAATGGTGATGATATGTTAATtggttaa
- the ubqP gene encoding ubiquitin domain-containing protein, which produces MDKSLLTLGLSAIYNHLVIYESEKQNYLGYSFIALEVESFHKRFLQHEQSTNTDFNYINQVEIRTTNIIIKPLNGESFWLQVKESELVKNIKGKIRYKIDLPVRFQTLYYCGKKLEDDHLISDYNITYGSTIHMEIGLKGGGGGTSFIYFINDSFISPSFDYDFTNIKDSIVHSRGSEVYTRPCGWMRFALNINKYNTETDGKTWLGFCNGPNEWLVSYHGTKEESCNPIAMEGYKLSSCSGFAFGVGIYSTPSIDIAKTYGRTFKKDNCHYVIVFQNRVNPKTVIKIDNIQYWISPNDADIRPYGVCIKKV; this is translated from the coding sequence atggataaatctttattaacTCTTGGATTATCAGCAATTTATAATCATTTGGTTATTTATGAAAGTGAAAAGCAAAATTATTTGGGGTATAGTTTTATTGCTTTAGAGGTTGAATCTTTTCACAAACGTTTTTTGCAACATGAACAGTCAACAAATACAGATTTTAACTATATTAATCAAGTAGAAATTAGAACAACAAATATCATAATAAAGCCATTAAATGGAGAATCATTTTGGCTTCAAGTTAAAGAATCTGAATtggtaaaaaatataaagggAAAAATTCgttataaaattgatttacctGTAAGATTTCAAACATTATATTATTGTGGGAAAAAACTAGAAGATGATCATCTAATTTCAGATTATAACATTACCTATGGATCAACTATTCATATGGAAATTGGTTTAAAAGGAGGTGGAGGTGGTAccagttttatttatttcattaatgATAGTTTTATTTCGCCATCATTTGATTATGATTTTACAAACATCAAAGATTCAATTGTTCATAGTCGTGGTAGTGAAGTATATACTCGCCCATGTGGTTGGATGAGATTTgcattaaatataaataaatataacaCAGAAACTGATGGAAAAACTTGGCTAGGATTTTGTAATGGTCCAAACGAATGGTTGGTTTCATACCATGGTACAAAAGAGGAATCTTGTAATCCAATTGCTATGGAAGGTTATAAACTATCAAGTTGTTCCGGATTTGCATTTGGGGTTGGTATATACTCAACACCATCAATTGACATTGCAAAAACATATGGAagaacttttaaaaaagataattgtCATTATGTAATAGTATTTCAAAATAGAGTCAATCCAAAGActgtaataaaaatagacaATATTCAATATTGGATATCTCCAAATGACGCAGATATTAGACCATATGGTGTTTGCATTAAGAAAGtatag
- the pex5 gene encoding peroxin 5 (Similar to TPR), producing the protein MSVFRDLVEGECSEPNALGNFVQHFTNERSYHDKFEDHGKNEFYDSLYRHEEEYNEQRHLDSIFDGEGQEDDIHLMMDRHLNLRDGPREHKELPLSNVESDLQFLFQDFINSTRAGQLFHPSSLNHLPLTFEDKSKIKNRSSIMLKHFSNGESEQFEEDQLNRMLDSLGIEVGDDFDQVWDSQPHHTTTTTTTTTTTTTGQYDQYQKYVNDLPEEYEDYEQHQQELFDDGDLEDYELDEEWDKGDDFHPYDSAWTESDRSVEAAWDETARRTISDITRPITQINDPKLKKSNFMKFMNQLNSGEASIVGSDVVHNPDFKRQEEYQQQADQWTEDYNDFHEHIPQHRIQEYQFSIQEARDSDTLERGMGLFNEGHLSDSIIALESEVKRNPENAMAWMYLGIAHAENDQDSQATTCLIKSLQIDPTNSKARLALAVSHTNDYQKERALDTLEEWLQRTPEYTALYKQFKGSVDPNSFLDTWSRHEFTTNLFIEAARSRPSNPDPEVQTALGLLYNMSYDYDKAVDCFKAALQNSPTDYQLWNKLGATLANSNRSQEALGAYFKALEHKPSYVRARSNLGISYLSLNMFQESATTFLGAIAIHPAPNIWDNLKMVFRLMNREDLVQKADLRDVNAFLDEFQFM; encoded by the exons atgtcAGTTTTCAGAGATTTAGTAGAAGGAGAATGCTCTGAACCAAACGCACTTGGCAATTTCGTTCAACATTTTACAAATGAAAGATCATATCAT GATAAATTTGAAGATCATGGAAAGAATGAATTTTATGATTCATTATATCGTCACGAAGAGGAATATAATGAACAACGTCATTTAGATAGTATATTTGATGGTGAGGGACAAGAGGATGACATTCATTTAATGATGGATagacatttaaatttaagagATGGTCCAAGAGAACATAAAGaattaccattatcaaaTGTTGAAAgtgatttacaatttttatttcaagattttataaattctacAAGAGCTGGT caaTTATTTCatccatcatcattaaatcatttacCATTAACATTTGAAGATAAATCaaagattaaaaatagatCTAGTATTATGTTAAAACATTTTTCAAACGGAGAATCAGAACAATTTGAAGAGGATCAATTAAATAGAATGTTAGATTCATTAGGTATTGAAGTtggtgatgattttgatCAAGTTTGGGATTCACAACCACATcatacaacaactactactacaacaactacaacaacaacaacaggtCAATATGatcaatatcaaaaataTGTAAATGATTTACCAGAAGAATATGAAGATTAtgaacaacatcaacaagagttatttgatgatggtgatttaGAGGATTATGAATTAGATGAGGAATGGGATAAAGGAGATGATTTTCATCCATATGATTCAGCATGGACAGAATCGGATAGATCAGTTGAAGCAGCATGGGATGAGACTGCACGTAGAACCATTAGTGATATAACTCGTCCAATTACACAAATTAATGAtccaaaattaaagaaatccaATTTCATGAAGTTtatgaatcaattgaatagTGGAGAGGCATCGATTGTTGGTTCAGATGTTGTACACAATCCAGATTTTAAGAGACAAGAGGAGTATCAACAACAAGCAGATCAATGGACAGAGGATTATAATGATTTTCATGAACATATACCACAACATCGTATTCAAGAATATCAATTCTCAATTCAAGAGGCAAGAGATAGCGATACATTAGAACGTGGTATGggattatttaatgaagGTCATCTATCGGATTCAATCATTGCATTGGAGAGTGAAGTAAAGAGAAATCCAGAGAATGCAATGGCTTGGATGTATTTAGGTATCGCTCATGCAGAGAATGATCAAGATAGTCAAGCAACCACTTGTTTAATCAAATCATTACAAATCGATCCAACCAATAGTAAAGCGAGATTAGCATTGGCAGTTAGTCATACAAATGATTATCAAAAGGAGCGTGCATTGGATACCCTCGAAGAATGGTTACAAAGAACACCCGAATATACAGCACTCTATAAACAATTCAAGGGTTCTGTCGATCCAAACTCATTTTTAGACACTTGGTCACGTCATGAATTCACAACTAACCTCTTTATTGAGGCTGCTCGTTCAAGACCAAGCAACCCTGATCCAGAGGTACAAACTGCTCTCGGTCTTCTCTACAATATGTCCTATGATTATGATAAAGCTGTCGATTGTTTTAAAGCTGCCCTTCAAAATTCACCAACCGATTATCAACTTTGGAATAAACTTGGTGCAACTTTAGCCAATAGTAATCGTTCTCAAGAGGCATTGGGTGCTTACTTTAAAGCATTGGAACATAAACCATCCTATGTTAGAGCTCGTAGTAATCTTGGTATCAGTTACCTCTCTTTAAATATGTTTCAAGAATCAGCTACAACATTTTTGGGTGCTATTGCAATCCATCCAGCTCCAAACATTTGggataatttgaaaatggtttTCAGATTAATGAATAGAGAAGATTTGGTTCAAAAAGCTGATCTTCGTGATGTAAATGCATTCTTAGATGAATTCCAATTTATGTAA
- the mcm9 gene encoding MCM family protein: protein MYTIYGFDSFSKGEYLDFFTKLLLSNYVKEIEHVLNQPDPSLFYSLIVEFSQILEGDVNFGPLFIAEPSKLLPIFNEALLIAQEKIVELNNIQHIKQSNSFSQTSSSSSVIFNNTRNRNIIKRNCRIRVCDLPKFKEITHSSLPRSNDVGLFVEFRGTVIRSGNTRVLEKTKRFECAKCSHNFQVTIDFEQFNQYSVPKKCPNPDINCANSYNFKPLEAVGEHCDYQEIKLQEQIHQLGAGSIPGSIIVLLQEDLVDQCQAGDDIIVSGIVIRRWKSIKNEERCDIEVVLLANYIKVMNEQKFAAGITDEIRRQFEEFWLQHDKNPLLARNRILKQVCSGVYGLFVVKLALLLILIGGCNIDDAETGAKKRGECHLLLVGEPGTGKSQFLKFAAKLAQRSVLTTGIGTTTAGLTAASVKEPGSGETVLEAGALVLADGGVCCIDEFSGIKTKDRATIHEAMEQQSLSIAKGGVISRLHTRTSIIAATNAKGRYDPNETLTVNTSLATPLLSRFDIIILLTDNQDPNWDEQVSEFILRQAMICGGGGGGNNLNYNGQQQSGTVNNDFHDDFWNLEMLQSYIYYVKGSFRPQLTDASKRLIDEYFRKQRSSVAKANESRTTIRLLESLIRLSQAHARLMFRNTVEIQDAVIAIFMLESSIESNCIFANLNAQHSDFPDNPEEDYDLLEKKIKSSLGLSKLVSNISPRRITKPKPSTHKTNSNWVNEDDNNDDDDDDDDDNDEEEGYYYEEGEDGEGYEYEYEEEEEQVGTKVGNKVDNNNNNNNNNNNNNNNKNNNTKVDEEPQLEDFEDLQQQEQQKEQPVDNDAFFEELNDSIHHEMEQMDENWEVDGNGSPLPSWAEDTQYSQPKESKQQQQQQQQQQQQQQQQQQQQQQQQQQQQQQQQQQQNQQQSGVQEKHQKTVESPPKLTTQGNPCSMDQTPITLCQDTPQKTPQTFKQQTPIPSLQQQQQREIELSQTSSLSQFDSLSPFLPSVRNIPIVSSSSKVTNTFESSLSSKINTSTISKPALSTPIDDLDDLDFCSDIRGSTKQKTPNFSFNTSASNNNNNNNNNNNNNNNNNNNNNNNNNNNNNNNNNNNNNNNNNNNNNNNNNNNSKSNNKPSNNINNNNNNGSNLSGFDDLSYLEDDEIFSSQKPKSQASVTSKLNTSITDKMVSGISKLNTQDSELLSQRAIAKEIGGGGDWGDEDDDEEFSIFSEQNKSNNVNSNNNQVNRNVDNNKNNNNNNNNNIINNDNTNNNNNNNNNNDNEDDSLDDFNWSQ, encoded by the exons ATGTATACAATTTATGGATTTGATAGTTTTTCAAAAGGAGAGTATTTAGATTTTTtcacaaaattattattatcaaactACGTGAAAGAGATTGAACATGTTTTAAATCAACCAGATccatctttattttattctttaataGTAGA aTTTTCACAAATTTTAGAAGGTGATGTTAATTTTGGACCATTATTTATAGCAGAACCAAgtaaattattaccaatttttaatgaaGCATTATTAATTGCACAAGAAAAGattgttgaattaaataatattcaacATATTAAACAAAGTAATTCATTTTCTCAaacatcatcgtcatcatcagtGATTTTCAACAACACAAGAAATAGAAATATAATAAAGAGAAATTGTAGAATTAGGGTATGTGATTTACCAAAGTTTAAAGAGATAACACATTCATCATTACCTCGATCAAATGATGTTGgtttatttgttgaatttcgTGGCACTGTAATTAGGTCGGGTAATACTAGAGTATTAGAGAAAACAAAGAGATTCGAATGTGCTAAATGTTCACACAATTTTCAAGTTACCATTGATTTCGAACAATTCAATCAATACAGTGTGCCAAAGAAGTGTCCGAATCCCGATATCAATTGTGCAAATAGTTACAACTTTAAGCCACTAGAAGCAGTTGGTGAGCATTGCGATTATCAAGAGATAAAATTGCAAGAGCAAATCCATCAATTGGGTGCAGGCTCTATACCAGGCTCGATCATTGTACTACTTCAAGAGGATCTAGTTGACCAATGCCAAGCTGGTGATGATATCATAGTTAGTGGTATTGTAATTAGACGTTggaaatcaattaaaaatgaagaacGTTGTGATATTGAAGTTGTATTATTAGCAAACTATATCAAAGTTATGAATGAACAAAAGTTTGCCGCTGGTATCACCGATGAAATTAGAAGACAATTTGAAGAGTTTTGGCTACAACATGATAAAAACCCACTACTTGCTAGAAATAGAATATTAAAACAAGTTTGTTCTGGTGTTTATGGTTTATTTGTTGTAAAACTAGCtttgttattaatactaATTGGTGGTTGCAATATTGATGATGCTGAAACTGGTGCAAAGAAAAGAGGTGAATGTCATTTGTTATTAGTTGGTGAACCTGGTACAGGAAAGAGTCAATTCTTAAAATTCGCCGCCAAATTAGCTCAAAGATCAGTTTTAACCACTGGTATTGGTACAACAACTGCTGGTTTAACAGCTGCATCCGTAAAAGAACCTGGTAGTGGTGAAACAGTATTGGAGGCTGGTGCATTGGTGTTGGCAGATGGTGGTGTTTGTTGTATCGATGAATTTAGTGgtattaaaacaaaagatAGAGCGACCATTCATGAAGCAATGGAAcaacaatcattatcaattgccAAAGGTGGTGTCATAAGTAGGTTACATACTCGTACTAGTATTATAGCTGCAACCAATGCCAAAGGTAGATATGACCCAAATGAAACCCTCACTGTTAATACAAGTTTAGCAACTCCACTATTAAGTAGATTTGATattataattcttttaaCCGATAATCAAGATCCAAATTGGGATGAACAAGTTTCTGAATTCATTTTAAGACAAGCAATgatttgtggtggtggtggtggtggtaataatttaaactaTAATGGTCAACAACAATCGGGTACTGTGAATAATGATTTTCATGACGATTTTTGGAATTTAGAAATGTTACAATcttatatttattatgttAAAGGTAGTTTTAGACCACAATTAACAGATGCAAGTAAAAGATTAATTGATGAATATTTTAGGAAACAACGTTCAAGTGTTGCAAAAGCAAATGAATCAAGAACTACGATTAGATTATTGGAGAGTTTAATTCGTTTATCACAAGCTCATGCAAGATTAATGTTTAGAAATACTGTAGAGATACAAGATGCTGTAATAGCCATTTTCATGTTAGAatcttcaattgaatcaaattgTATTTTTGCAAATTTAAATGCACAACATTCAGATTTCCCTGATAATCCCGAAGAAGATTATGAccttttagaaaaaaaaattaaaagttcacttggtttatcaaaattagtttcaaatatttcacCAAGAAGAAttacaaaaccaaaaccTTCAACTcataaaacaaattcaaattgggttaatgaagatgataataatgatgatgatgatgatgatgatgatgataatgatgaagaggAAGGTTACTACTATGAAGAAGGTGAAGATGGTGAAGGTTATGAATATGaatatgaagaagaagaagaacaagTTGGTACTAAAGTTGGTAACaaagttgataataataataataataataataataataataataataataataataaaaacaataatactAAAGTTGACGAAGAGCCACAACTTGAAGATTTTGAagatttacaacaacaagaacaacaaaaagaacaacCAGTTGATAATGACGCATTTTTTGAAGAGTTAAATGATTCTATTCATCATGAAATGGAGCAAATGGATGAAAACTGGGAGGTTGACGGAAACGGATCTCCCCTTCCATCTTGGGCTGAAGATACTCAATATTCTCAACCAAAAGaatcaaaacaacaacaacaacaacaacaacaacaacaacaacaacaacaacaacaacaacaacaacaacaacaacaacaacaacaacaacaacaacaacaacaacaacaacaaaatcagcAGCAATCTGGAGTTCAAGAAAAACATCAAAAAACAGTTGAATCACCTCCAAAACTAACGACACAAGGAAATCCATGTTCAATGGATCAAACACCAATAACTCTATGCCAAGACACACCACAAAAGACTCCACAAACATTTAAACAGCAAACTCCCATACCAtcacttcaacaacaacaacaaagagaAATTGAGTTATCTCAAACATCTTCACTTTCTCAATTCGATTCACTTTCCCCATTTCTTCCAAGCGTTAGAAACATACCAATTGTTTCGTCATCATCTAAAGTAACCAATACCTttgaatcatcattatcatcaaaaatCAACACCTCCACAATTTCAAAACCAGCTTTATCAACACCTATAGATGATCTTGATGATCTTGATTTCTGCTCTGATATTAGAGGTTCAACTAAACAAAAAACTCCAAACTTTTCATTCAATACCTCGGcctctaataataataataataataataataataataataataataataataataataataataataataataataataataataataataataataataataataataataataataataataataataataataataataataataataataataatagtaaaagtAATAACAAACCAAgtaacaatatcaacaacaataataataatggaagtAATCTTTCAGGATTTGATGATTTAAGTTATTTGgaagatgatgaaatattttcatcacAAAAACCAAAGAGTCAAGCAAGTGTTACCAGTAAATTAAATACTAGTATTACAGATAAAATGGTTTCAGGAATTTCAAAACTCAATACTCAAGACAGTGAGCTTTTGTCACAAAGAGCCATCGCAAAGGAAATAGGTGGAGGTGGTGATTGGGGTGACGAAGATGACGACGAAGAATTTTCAATCTTTAGTgaacaaaataaatcaaacaatgtaaatagtaataataatcaagttAATCGAAAtgtagataataataaaaataataacaataacaataataataatattattaataatgataacaccaataataataacaataataataataataacgacaatgaagatgatagtcttgatgattttaattggtcacaataa